The Zavarzinella sp. sequence CCATTTTCGGATCACTTATTTGCACCCACCGATTGAAAAGGCAGTAATTATGCGGTGGCACTGACAAAAGTGCGTAGAAACGCCATCGAATCGCTGGCAATCTGCACCGCCTGGTGGCTGTGCCGACTGAGTTCCACGAATGCACCTTCGCTGTAATTGCCTTCCTGCAGGGCGTGGAAAATATCAGCAAAATCTACGGCCCCTTCACCAAACATCAGGTGGTCATGGATTCCGGCATTCATGTCCGCCAGGTGAATGTTCCACAACTTCTTATGTTGCAACCATTTACGAATGTGATCGCTGGCAGGTAAATCGCCTTCGCAGGTCAGGTGGCTGCAATCGAGCGTCAGCCCGAACAGTTCGTGATTGATAAGATCGTGCAGCACCTCAAAATCCGCCATGCGGGAAATCAACATTCCCGGCTCGGGTTCAAACGCCAGCCGCACCCTTGTTTGTTCTGATATCTGTAGAAGTGTGTGGATTTCGTTGGTCAATCTTTCCCACGCCAGGTCAGGGTGGGTATCTTTCGGCAGGGCACCTGACCAGAAACTGATGCACTCCGCACCGAGAATCTGGGCAAGTTGCACGCACCGCTGTAAAAATTCCTGCCTGATTTGCCGTTGGCTGGGTGCACTGTCAAGCAAAGTAGGTTGGTGTTTGCGACGTGGATCTAACAGAAAGCGGGCACCAGTCTCAATGACCAACTGCATCTGGTGTCGATCTAACAACTGCTTGATTGTTTGCGCATATTCATTCCAGCCGCTTTCCAGAATGTTCAAATGCTGGTAATCGACGGTCAGTGCCACCCCACGGTAGCCTTGTTCGGCCAGAATTTCGATCGCATCTTCCAGGCGATGGTGGGCAAAGCCGTTGGTGTTATAGCCCAGAAACATATCAGATCACCGCTTCCAGATAATCGACCTCTGGCACCATTGTTTTTAAGTGCTGCTCCATTGCAGCCAGCATCGACATCATCGTGGCGGGGCAACTGGAACAGATGCCGTTCAGCCGCACCTGAACGCAGCCGTCATCGATACCCACCACATCCAGCAGTGCACCATCCAGGTCCATTTCTGGTGCAATCACTTCTTTTAACGCTTTTTCTACTTGCGTTAATAACTGTTGCTGTGTCATCGTTGGGGGGCCTTCATGGTTGTAAAGAGATTTTTGGCCTGTTGGATATCAGTATGTATCTGAGCAATCAGTTCCGTAGCATCCTGAAATTGCTTTACCGGTCGAATTGCTGCAATCAGGGCTAATTCGAGCGATTGTCCATAAAGATCACCTGCAAAGTCAATCAGGTGCACTTCCACTTTAGGCTGTAGTTCGCCAAAGGTGGGATTTCCACCAATATTGACTGCGGCCGCGTGCGCCTGGTTGCCCACAATCACTTCACTAGCGTAGACCCCAGGTGGGGGTAACATCGTGGCAATCTGGGCCAGATTTGCAGTCGGAAAACCAATTGTTCTGCCCCGTTTTGCCCCACTGACGACGGTGCCTTTGATGGAATATGGGCGACCGAGAAGTTCCGTGACGCTCGAAAAATCGCCTTCGGCAATTTTGCAGCGAATCCGACTGGTCGAAACCACGTCGCTGCGATGAGAAATAGCAGGAAACTGGCAAAAATCGATCTGGTTTTGTCGGCACCACTGTTCCAGTAATTCATTGTTGCCAGCGCGGTCTTTCCCAAAACGAAAATTAAACCCTTCAACTATCCCGCGTGCTTGCAGGGAAAAGCGAACAATCGTTTCAAAAAAGTACTCAGGCGAAAGCGATAATAACGCTGGTGTTGTGGCAAGAATTACGACACGGTCTGCGCCCACCCGCTGTAATAATTGGACGCGTTGCGGAATAGTGGTAAGTGGAGTCTGAAAACTGGCTGGGGCCAGCAATTGCATCGGGTGTGGGTCGAAAGTAACTGGCACAACAGGTGCGGCGTGTTTCTGGCCAAGTTCCTTCGCTTTTGCCAGTAACGACTGATGGCCCAGATGCACACCGTCGAAATTACCGATACACAGGATCCCGCCACGAAAAATCGCTGGTGGAACAGCCTGAAAATCAAGATAACAGCAATTTTCGCTTATCTCATTCATCGATTCATTCTAGTGATTTTACCCCAAAGAAAGCCAGAATATGCGGGTTCGATGATTACGATCAAGTGCGGAAAAAAAGAGCATAACACGATAGT is a genomic window containing:
- a CDS encoding sugar phosphate isomerase/epimerase family protein, with amino-acid sequence MFLGYNTNGFAHHRLEDAIEILAEQGYRGVALTVDYQHLNILESGWNEYAQTIKQLLDRHQMQLVIETGARFLLDPRRKHQPTLLDSAPSQRQIRQEFLQRCVQLAQILGAECISFWSGALPKDTHPDLAWERLTNEIHTLLQISEQTRVRLAFEPEPGMLISRMADFEVLHDLINHELFGLTLDCSHLTCEGDLPASDHIRKWLQHKKLWNIHLADMNAGIHDHLMFGEGAVDFADIFHALQEGNYSEGAFVELSRHSHQAVQIASDSMAFLRTFVSATA
- a CDS encoding NifU family protein, with product MTQQQLLTQVEKALKEVIAPEMDLDGALLDVVGIDDGCVQVRLNGICSSCPATMMSMLAAMEQHLKTMVPEVDYLEAVI
- a CDS encoding bifunctional riboflavin kinase/FAD synthetase, whose amino-acid sequence is MNEISENCCYLDFQAVPPAIFRGGILCIGNFDGVHLGHQSLLAKAKELGQKHAAPVVPVTFDPHPMQLLAPASFQTPLTTIPQRVQLLQRVGADRVVILATTPALLSLSPEYFFETIVRFSLQARGIVEGFNFRFGKDRAGNNELLEQWCRQNQIDFCQFPAISHRSDVVSTSRIRCKIAEGDFSSVTELLGRPYSIKGTVVSGAKRGRTIGFPTANLAQIATMLPPPGVYASEVIVGNQAHAAAVNIGGNPTFGELQPKVEVHLIDFAGDLYGQSLELALIAAIRPVKQFQDATELIAQIHTDIQQAKNLFTTMKAPQR